In Syngnathus scovelli strain Florida unplaced genomic scaffold, RoL_Ssco_1.2 HiC_scaffold_65, whole genome shotgun sequence, one DNA window encodes the following:
- the LOC137840051 gene encoding janus kinase and microtubule-interacting protein 3-like, whose protein sequence is MDQAHKRILELEAMLYEALPQRDCPATDGEKASHAGVNDVLTADQREELRSAVDQWKRALMCELRERDACILQERMDLLHSAQQRNKELKEFIEAQKRQIKQLEEKFLFLFLFFSLAFILWP, encoded by the exons atggaccaggctcataag aggatcctggagctggaggccatgttgtacgaggcgctaccgcagcgggactgccccgccacggacggcgaaaaagccagccacgctggcgtgaatgacgtgctgacggcggatcagagagaagagcttaggagcgccgtggaccaatggaagcgagccctgatgtgcgagttgagggagcgcgacgcttgcatcctccaagagagaatggatctgctgcacagcgcgcaacag aggaacaaagagctgaaagaattcatcgaagctcagaagagacaaatcaaacaattggaggagaagtttctgtttctctttctattcttctccttggccttcattctgtggccctaa